Below is a window of Deltaproteobacteria bacterium CG11_big_fil_rev_8_21_14_0_20_49_13 DNA.
GGAGAGGTGGTGGAGAGGCCGGCCTCCGTCATTAAAGAACTGGTAGAAAATTCCATCGATGCCGGTGCCAAGGAGATAATTGTAGATATAAAGTCTGGCGGCAAGGGACAGATGATAGTCATAGATGACGGCTGCGGAATGACCCGGGAGGACGCTAAACTTTCCATATTAAGACACGCAACAAGCAAGATCTCAAAGGACGACGACCTGAACACCATAAGCACGATGGGATTTCGGGGAGAGGCGCTCCCCAGTATCTCGGCCGTTTCCAAGATGACCATCGAGACAAAAAGGCCGAAAGAGTTGGGAGGGTATAAACTGGTCGTTTCCGGCGGAAAGGTGGTTGAATCGGGCGATCTTGGCTGTGCCGACGGAACCAGAATAGTGGTAGAAGACCTCTTCTTCAATACACCAGCCCGCAAAAAGTTCCTTCGCGGAGATAAAACAGAAGAGGGGCATGTGATGGATACTGTCGGCCGTCTTGCGCTTGCA
It encodes the following:
- a CDS encoding DNA mismatch repair protein MutL, with translation MTTINILTDDMIGKIAAGEVVERPASVIKELVENSIDAGAKEIIVDIKSGGKGQMIVIDDGCGMTREDAKLSILRHATSKISKDDDLNTISTMGFRGEALPSISAVSKMTIETKRPKELGGYKLVVSGGKVVESGDLGCADGTRIVVEDLFFNTPARKKFLRGDKTEEGHVMDTVGRLALAFPEVRFKVTADGKEKLACLSVNDTRARIPEVFSSNLAATAVPFE